The DNA sequence CGACCGAACTTCACGCTGACCTATGGCGTGCGCTACGAGTATTTCACGCCATTTCTTGAACGAAATCGCTTCACCACCAATTTCGATCCATCCGGCGGAGGACGCCTGATTACGACGGCACCCAACCCCTTCCCCCCGATCCAAAAGATCACGGGGGACGGCATATTCGAGCGGGCGCTGGTACGGCCCGACCGAAATAATTTTGCGCCGCGCCTCGGTTTCGCCTACACGCCCACGGACCGCATCGTATTGCGCGGAGGCTTCGGCATCTTCTACCAGGTCATGGATCGCATCGGGAGCGAAAGCATCCTCCAGTTGAATCCTCCCCACGTGATTGATGTGAGCATCACGACGGCGGCCAATGCTCCTCCGCTGCTTCAACTGCGGGATGGATTTCTCCCCTCCCCGACGACCGTTGATGTGACGCGGCTTCAGCTTCGCACGCGGGATTTCAACGAGCGGTCGCCGTATTCGCAGCAGGTGAGCTTCGGACCCCAATTTCTCATCGCCAAGGACCTGTCCGTTGATGTGTCATTCGTCGGCAACTACAGTCGAAAGATTCGCAAACTGCGGAACCTCAATCAGGGGCGCATCGTGACTCCGGGAGTGGGACCGGTGGTCATTCCCTATCCGAACTTCTGCACGACGCCCGGGCAGTTGCCCTGCGCATTCATTCAGTGGCTGGGGACGGACGGAACGGGAAATTACAACTCCCTCCAGGTGACCGTCAACAAGCGACTGTCGCGGGGCTTCGCCTTCAACGCGGCCTACACGTTGGGGAAGGCTCTGGGCAATGTCATGGACAATCTCTCGGCAGGTCTCAGCGGGGGATTCCCCGTGACGCCGCAGAACGCCCATGACTTGCGGGCGGACTACGGACGGATGGTCTTTGACCAGAGACACCGGTTCGTGCTGAACTTCGTGTGGGAGTTGCCCTTCGGACCCCGGCAGCCGTATCTGAATCAGGGCGTGCTGGCCAAGATTCTCGGTGACTGGCAACTGAACGGGATCATCAGCTCAACCAGCGGTGCGCCCTTGACCATCACGGCTCCGGACCGCAGCAATACGGGCGGCGGCCATCAATCGCGTGCCAACTGCATCGGACCGGCGCGGCCGCCGGGATTTAAGCCGACGCTCGCCAGCTTCTTCGACCGGAACGCATTCGCTCAACCCGCTCCCTTCACCTTCGGCAACTGCGGGGTGGGAACGATCAGCTCCTGGGCCTTCAACAACTGGGATGCCTCACTGTTCAAGAAGATTCGCTTCACCGAGACGCATTACCTGGAATTCCGCGTCGAGTTCTTCAACCTCACCAACACGCCGCAGTTCGCCGGACCGGACACGAATGTGGCCAGCGGAAACTTCGGGCGCACGACCAGTTTGCGGAATCCGGAACGGGCGGCACGCGAGATTCAACTGGGGTTAAAGCTGTATTTCTGAGCGACTGTGCAGAAGGGTCGGGCAGTGTTGGGGGGCGTCTGCCCTCAACACTGTCGGAAAAGGGGCGGGACACCACCTGCCTCACACTCCTGTACAGTTCCATAACACCGGACGAGCGAAGGATCGCCCGAAGGAGCGGCGGCGACCGTCGGGCACGGACGTCGGGTGCTCCTGACCGGAAGGAGGAAACTACGATGAAGAAATTCGCAAGTAGTCTTCTTGCCCTTGGTCTTCTCTATCCCCAGCTCTGGGTGCGTGACACGCGGGCTCAGGTTCGGGAGGTCATCGAAAATCAGAATGCGGCGGCTGTCTGGCAGGCGCTCAAACGGCTGCGCACGACGGTCACCGTCCTTCACGTGACGGCCCACCCGGATGACGAAGATGGGGCGCTGCTAGCCTGGCTCAGTCGGGGCCAGGGCGTGCGAACGGGGCTTCTCACGCTCAATCGCGGAGAAGGGGGCGCGAATCTGATCGGACCGGAACTCTTCGACGCTCTGGGCATTGTCCGCACCGAGGAGCTTCTGGCCGCCGGTCGCTACTACGGAGTGGACCAGTTTTTCACCCGTGTTGTTGATTTTGGCTTCTCCAAGCGGCTGGACGAAACCCTGGAGAAGTGGGGGCGCGAGACGGTGCTGCGCGATGTCGTGCGCGTGATTCGTCTCTATCGTCCGGACATCATCATCTCTCGCTTTCAGGGCAACGCGCAGGATGGTCACGGCAATCACCAGACGGCTGGCGTCATGAGCCAGGAAGGATTTCGCGCGGCGGCCGATCCCAATCGTTTTCCTGAACACTTCCGCGAAGGACTTCGTCCCTGGCAGGTGAAGAAGCTGTACACGGCGCCGTTCTCGTTGCGCCGGGGCGGTCAGGCCGCTCAATCGGACGCGCGCGTTCTGCGGATTGATACGGGCACCTATGACCCCCTGCTCGGTCGGTCCTACCGGGAGATCGCACGAGAAGGTCTGAGTCACCAGCGATCTCAGGGAGCCGGATCAACGCGGGTGCCGCCGGGTTCGGGTTTTTCATTTCTGCGGCTCATCGCCAGCACAATCCCTTCGGGCGAGAGCGAAACGAGCCTCTTTGATGGGCTGGACACAACGCTCGTGGGCCTGGCTCGACTGGCCCGTCCGACGCTCGATCTGACAACCGACCTGGCCGAGCTTCAGGATCTGGTTGAATCAGCACTCGGCAGCTTCGATGCCCGCCGGCCCGAAGGCGTCGTCCCGTTTCTCACTGCCGGGTTGAGGAAGACCCGCGCGATCATTGAGAAAGTGCGACACTCGTCCCTCGATGCCACGGCTAAAGATGAACTCCTTTTCCGGCTGGGCAACAAAGAGAACGAATTTGTGGATGCCATCAATAAAGCCCTGGGTCTGGCAATGGAGGTGCTCGTAGATCCGACAGTCTCAGCCGAAGAGAACCCCTTTTTCCAGCCGCGCGAGACGTTCGCCGTGGCAATCCCGGGACAACAGTTCACGCTGACTGCGACGGTCGTCAACCGCAGCCACGTGCAGATTGAACCTGTGGAAATGACCCTGCGCACGCCGCCCGGTTGGCGCGTGAGCAAACGGCGGGAGGAGATCGGGCCTCTTGGCTACAACGGTCAGGCACGCACTCAGTTTGAGCTGACCGTGCCGGACAATGCCGAATACACCCGACCTTACTGGTCGCGCGAATCGGAGTACCATGATGCCGTTTACACCATCCACAAGCCGGAATACCTGAATCTTCCCTATGCGCCCCCGGATGTAATGGGCGTCTTTCGCTACCGGATTGATGGTGTCGCAGTCTCTCTCGAGCGACCGGCACAGACGGTCTACATGGACCGTCCATGGGGGGAACAACGTCGCCTGCTCGTTGTCGCTCCGCCCATGAGCGTAACGATCTCGCCACGCATCGGGGTCATTCCCCTTGGCACTCGAACCTACACCGTCCGCGTGGAAATCCTCAACAACGTCAAGGGAGCCGCCCAGGCAAAGGTTCGGCTGCGACTGCCCGAGGGATGGACAGCGTCGCCGGCAGAAGCTCCGGTGGCGTTCACACACGAAGGGGAGATCCAGGCTGTGACATTCCGTCTCTCGATCCCCCGCACGGAAGCGGGAAAAAGTTACACGGTCGAGGCGGTGGGCGAATACAAAGGCAAAGAATATACGGAAGGCTATCAGGTCATTGTGCATCGTGATCTCGAACCCCGCCATCTGTATCGCCCGGCCAAGGCCGAACTTCGCGCAGTTGACGTGAAGGTCGCTCCCGGTCTTCGGATCGGCTACATCATGGGCGTCGGAGATAAAGTCCCTGAGTCTCTGGAACAGATCGGGGTGAAAGTCGAGATGCTCGGCGAGCAGGAACTGGCTACGGCTGCTCTCGACCAGTTCGACGCGATCATCATCGGCATTCGCGCCTACGCCGTGCGCGATGATCTGAAGGCCTATAATCGCCGACTCCTCGATTACGTCGAGCGGGGCGGCAACCTCATCGTTCAGTACCAGACGCAGGAGTTCGATGCCGCGCCGTTTGGACCATTCCCCTACAAGCTCGGGCCACGCGCCGAAGAGGTCTCCGAAGAGGATGCTCCGGTAACCATCCTCGATCCCGCGAACCCCATCTTCAACGCGCCGAATAAAATCACGGCGCGCGATTTCGAGGGCTGGGTCGAGGAGCGCGGATCGAAGTTTCTGTCGGAGTGGGATGAACGGTATAAGCCGTTGCTGGTGTGCAACGATCGGGGCCAGGAGCCGCAACGAGGAGGATTCGTCCAGGCTCGGTATGGGCGTGGCACCTACACCTATGCGGCCTACGCATTCTATCGGCAATTGCCCGCAGGGGTCGCCGGAGCCTATCGTTTATTCGCCAATATGATCAGCCTGAATCGGGTGCAGCGGCAAAAGTCATAGGTCGAGTAAGTATCGTGAAAATCATCGGAACAACGTCGGCTCCTGGAGGTCCTCCACCTAGCCGGAAGAGAGGAGGAGGACGCGACATCTTGACTTCATGCCTGTCATCAGAGGGGATGTCAGATGCGCGATTCCTTCTCCATTTCAACCTGGCGACCTGTGTGATGGTCGGTCTGGCCGTCTTGGTTCCGCTGGAGAAACCGCTCACCACTCATGCGGAAGGGAGACCACCTGTCGTTCAGTCACAACGGGGAAACGAGGCTTTCTCCCGTGAACGTTCTGGCGCACGGGCAGCCCGAAGACCAGGCGGCGCGGCGTCTCTTGATTCTCTCCGAGCGGCAGTGCGTAAGACGCCGGATTCTGCCGAAGCCCATCACGCACTGGGCATTGCGCTGGGTGAGGCCGGAGAGCTGGACGAAGCGATTGTTGAACTGGAAACGGCATTGCGATTGAAGGCGGACGATCGAGAAACCCTTTACAACCTCGGCCAGACGTATCTCAAACGAGCGACGACCGCGAAAGCGATTGACGAGCGAAGATCAACCACTGATTTCGTGCGGGCTCTTGATCTTTTGCAGCGGGCCTGGCATTTGGGATTCGTCAGGCCGGAAATTCACACACATTTGGGGACCATCTATCTTCACACGGGCAATATCGCCGCCGCGGCTGTTGAATTTCAGGAGGCGATTCGCCTGAATCCCCGGTCGGCGGAAGCCTACAACAATCTCGGCACGGCGTTCGTTCATCTGGGAAGACTCGATGACGCCCTCGGGGCGTTTCGCAAGGCCGTCGAGCTGAATCCGGGACTCGTCGGAGCCCACCTGAATCTTGCCCAAGCGATCGAACACCGCTATGGGGGATACACGCCGGCGGTCGTTTCGGAGTGGCGATCGGCCGTGCGACGAAATCCTCGATCAGTGGTGGCCCTCATCCATTACGGCCATGCGTTACAGATGACGCAACGCTTTCCGGAAGCCGCCCGCCAGTTTCGACGGGCGCTGGCCCTCCAGCCCGATTTAGCGATTGCGCATTACTACCTCGGTCAGACACTACGCCAGCTCCATGATCTTGAGGGAGCCGAGCGCCACCTCCGCCAGGCTATTGGTTGGCACCCGGAGGATCCTGCGTTTTACACCGAACTGGGATTGGTTTATTTTGACCGGGGGAACTTGACCGAAGCCGTGGCAGCTTTACGTGAGGCGGTTCGCCTCAATCCGAATAGCAGCCGGGCCACTTATGCTCTCGGTCGAGCGCTTTCCGCTCTCGGTCGCTCAGAGGAGGGAGCCGTGTTTCTCGCCAGGGCTCAGGATTTGCAGCGCTTTCAGAAGGCCAGAGAAAATGCCCAGGCGGAGATCGCCGAAGGACTGACATACCTTCAGCGCGGCGAGCTTGACGTGGCAATTGATTCCCTCACACGAGCACTGAAGGAGTGGCCTGATTCTCCCGAAGCGAACTGTTATCTTGGAATCGCTCTCGCGCAGAAGGGCGACAGCACCCGCGCCCGCCAGGCTTTCCAGACAGCGCTTCGGCAGGCGCCCCTCAACGGCGAGATTCGCTACAACTACGGCCTCGCATTGCTTCGTTGGGGCTTGATTGATGACGCCGTGCGGGAGTTCCAGCAGGCCGTTCGCGTGAAGCCGACCGATGGACTTCTTCGCTGCGCTCTCGGAAAGGCCCTTCTCCTACAGGGTAAGACCTCGGAGGGAGAGCAAGAACTCAAGCGGGCCCGTGAGCTGGGCGCGTGTTCTTCCTCCGAGCGCCAAACCAAACCGAACTGAATGACGATGAAATTTTTCTCTGATCGAGAATGAAGACGTCAGGAAGAAGACCGTGGACGATAAAGCGACACCGATAGCGAAAGATACATCGCTTGTTCGTGGCGTGGGTCTGCTTCAGGCGACGTCGGCGAACATGCTCAACATGATCGGAATCGGTCCGTTCATCACAATTCCCATCATGATCGGGACCCTTGGGGGCCCTCATGCGATGATCGGCTGGATTCTGGGAGCGATCATCTCCATGTGCGACGGGCTGGTCTGGGCCGAGCTGGGAGCAGCCATGCCGGGTTCCGGGGGCCCCTATGTGTACCTCCAGCAAGCTTACGGACCGGACCGACTCGGACGGTTGATGAGCTTCCTCTATATCTGGCAGACCATTTTTATCGCGCCGCTTTCGATTGCCTCCGGTGCGGTGGGGTTTGCGCTCTACACGAAATATTTCTGGCCGACGATGACGCCATGGGAGACGAAACTCATGGCTGCCGGATTGTGCCTGTTCGTCACGGCCCTTCTTTATCGGGATATTCGCGGCGTGGGCCGTTTGGCTGTGGGCCTGTGGGTGGTCGTGATGCTCACGGTGGCGTGGATCGTTATCTCCGGCCTCATTCACTTTCAGCCGCGGTTGGTGATGGACATTCCACCGGATGCCTTTCGGCTGTCGAAGGATTTCATCGTGGGTCTTGGCGGCGCTACGCTCATCGCCATGTACAGTTACGGGGGGTACTTCAACGTCTGTCTTTTCGGCGGCGAAGTGAAGGATCCCGGGCGAACGATTCCCCGCTCGATTTTGCTGGCTATTGTCGTCGTCGCGCTACTCTATATCACGATGAGTGTCACGATCATCGGCGTCATCCCCTGGCGCGAGGCCATGCAAAGTCCTTCCGTCGTCTCCGATTTCATCGAGAAGATTTACGGCCCCTGGGCGGGCAAGCTCGTCACCGGTCTGATCCTGTGGACGTCGCTCGGGTCGGTCTTCGCCATCGTGCTTGGATACTCGCGCGTACCTTATGCAGCGGCAGTGGACGGGCGGTTTTTCAAACCCTTCGCCCGAGTCCATCCGACGAAGCGATTTCCGTCCTTCTCCCTGGTGACGATCGGAGTCACGGCGGCGCTCGCCTGCTGGTTCACGCTCGACGAGATCATCAAGGCACTGCTCGTGATCCAGATCATCATCCAGTATATTGCCCAGGTGATTGCCGTCACCATGATACGACGTTTCCGTCCGGATATCGAACGACCGTTTCGGATGTGGCTCTATCCTCTGCCGAGCCTGATTGCACTCGGAGGATGGTTATACATTTTGCTTTCGAGCGGGCTTCCCTTCATATTCGCTGGGCTGACCCTGCTGGTGGTAGGAATCGGCGCGTATCTGTGGCTGGCACACCAGCAAAAAGAATGGCCCTTCGCACCGGTAGCCGTCCCGGAGGTCTCATGGCACTGATGACGGGCAAGGAATGGGACGTCGTCACTGTCGGGGATATTTTCATTGACCTTGTGATGAGCGGATTTCCCCGCTGGCCCCGACCGGGGGAGGAGGCCTTTGCCTCGACGTTTACTCGAGAGGTCGGAGGGGGCGCGGCGATTACCGCTTGCGGGCTGGCTCGACTGGGATTGCGCGTCGGTATCCTCGCCGTCGTTGGGGCTGAGGATGGGGAATGGGTCATCAAGCGACTACATCAACAGGGCGTGGAAACAGACCTGATCCGGCACGATCCCGAGGAACCCACTGCCCTCACCGTCAGCGTGTCCTCGAGCGAGGACCGCGCATTTTTCACCTATGCCGGCGCTAACCGCCGCCTGACGGAGGTACTTGGCGAGGACGAGGCGCGCCGGAGTCTCGCTCGGGCACGCCACGTTCACCTGGCCTGCGCTCTCGATCCCGGTGCGCTCGTAGCCCTGAGCCGCGATTTCCACTCCCGCGACTGTAGCGTGTCGCTCGACATCGGGTGGCACGAGTCCTGGCTGCGCGATCCTCGAAGTCTGGACGCCTTGCGGGAAATTGATCTTTTCTTTCCCAACGAGCGGGAGGCTCAGTGTCTGACTGGAGAATCTGAACCCGAAGCGATACTGCGGGCGTTGGCGCGCGCCGGTCTTCCTGCCGTCGCACTCAAGCGGGGCCCGGCGGGAGCCGCGCTCCTCTATCAGAACGAGCTGTATTTCGTCGAGCCGTATCCGGTCATCCCGATTGATACTACGGGCGCCGGTGATTGTTTCGATGCGGGATTCCTGGCGGCATGGCTCGGAGGCGAATCACCCGAGCGGTGTCTCCGTCGGGCCAATATCTGCGGCGCACTCTCCACACGCCGCCTCGGGGGTATTGCGGCCTTCCCCACACCCGAGGAGATTGATGCCGCGGGGCTCGCCGAATCCTCGCAACAACGAGAAGGCGAGACGGTCGGTCGGAGACACCTCACGAGGAAGGGGTAATCATGAATCGGAAGGGAAAAATTGCCGTAATTGGCGGTGGTGGATTGCGGACCCCCCTGCTGCTTTACGGTCTCGACCAGGTTCGGGAGACTCTCGGGGTCCGGGAAGTCGCCCTCTTTGATCCTGATCGTGACCGACTCAACGTCGTCGCTGCTCTGGGTGAAGAGATCCTTCGTCAGGCGAAATCCGACATTCGCATCACTCGACACGCGCAGCTTGAGGATGCCATCACCGAAGCGGATTTCATCGTCATCAGCATCCGTGTGGGAGGAATGGAATCACGGGCGCGAGATGAGCGCTTGGCCATTGAACACGGCCTGGTCGGTCAGGAAACGATCCCGCCGGCGGGACTGGCGATGGCCCTGCGAACGATCCCCGTCATCCTGCGCCAGGCGGAACTCATCGAGGAGCTGAACCCGACGGCCTGGATCATCAACTTCACCAACCCGGTGGGGATCATCACCCAGGCCATCACCACGCGAACGAGTCTTCGGGTCATCGGCGTTTGCGACACGCCGATGGAGTTGTTTCACCGCATTGCACAGGCGCTCGATCTGCACGAGGGTGATATTCAGTGTGACTACGTCGGATTGAATCACCTCGGCTGGGTCTCGGATGTGCGCGTCGGCGGCGAGAACGTGATGGCCCGCTTGCTCCACGATGACAGGCGGCTGGAGAAGCTCTACCCGACAAAGCTTTTCCCCGCGGAATTCATCCGACGGCTTGGGCTCATCCCCAGCGAATACCTCTTCTTTTTTTACGCTCGCTCGCGCGCATTCGACATGCAGATGGAGGCGGGAACAAGCCGGGCCAGCGAGCTTGTTGAATTGAATGACGATCTCCTGGCCACACTGCGCACAGCATTCGTTCAGGGCGAAAAGGAGAAGGCGGTGGAGGTCTATCGTCGTTATCTGCGCCGTCGGTCATGCTCCTATTTGAAGCTGGAAGCGGAGGGGCGGTCGGCCTTCCACGTGTCCGAGGGTGAAGGGGAAGACCCCTTCGAAGCCGCAACGGGCTATCATCGGATCGCTATCGAAGTGATGACGGCACTGGTCGGATCAGAGCCGAAACGTCTCGTTGTGGATGTCAGCAATCGCGGAAGCATCGCAGATCTGGAACCAACGGATGTTGTGGAAGTACCCTGCCTTATTGATAAGAACGGGGTGCAACCGGTGGCTGTCGGTCGCCTGCCGGAAAAGGTGCGCGGGCTCGTTCAGTCCGTCAAGACTTACGAACGCCTGGCGATTCAGGCGGCCGTCGAACGAGATGAAGGCCTGGCGCGGCTGGCGCTCACGGTTCATCCTCTGGTAGGCCAATGGGCGCTTGCCGACAGAATCATCTCCCGGATGCTGGAGGACAATTCCCTGCATCTGGGCTATCTGACGTCAGAACGCGAACGCGTCCGATGAAAGGGTCCTTGCCCTTGGGGCACGCTGATTCCCGGCGTCGGCGGCGAATCGCTCGACGCGCACGGGTTTTTTGAGTCCCCGTCGGGCTTCCGGTGGGAGCCGCGGGGGGTAAGGAGAATCATCATGACGAGCAATAATGTCCTTGCAAACTTCATCAATGGACAATGGCTGCCGGCTATGGCGACAGACACGCTCGATGTCGTCAACCCGGCGACGGGTGAAGTGCTGGCGGCTGTTCCGCTTGGAGCCGAGGCGGATGTTGGCAGGGCGGTCGAGGCGGCTGCCCGCGCGTTCCCGGAGTGGCGTCGCACGCCGCCCGTCGAACGCGTGCAATATCTCTTCAAGCTCAAGGTCTTGCTCGAAGAGAACCTTGATGAAATCGCCCGCCTTATCACAATGGAGAACGGAAAAACGCTCGTCGAATCCCGCGGTGAATTACGACGGGCCATCGAAAATGTGGAAGTAGCCTGTGGCATCCCCACTCTCATGCAGGGATACAATCTCGAGGACGTGGCTTCGGGAATTGACGAGCACATGATTCGTCAACCGATTGGCGTCGTGGCGGCGGTGACTCCGTTCAATTTCCCCGTGATGGTTCCGCTCTGGTTCCTTCCTTACGCAATTGCTTGCGGAAACACCTTTGTGCTGAAGCCGTCGGAACGGGTACCGGTGGCCATCACCCGCGTCTTCGAACTGCTGGAGCGAACGGGCTTGCCCGCGGGCGTGGTCAATCTCGTTCACGGGGCGAAAGCGGCGGTGGATGCCCTGCTCGATCATCCTGATGTGCGGGCGGTCAGTTTTGTGGGTTCCACTCCGGTGGCACGCTATATATACGCCCGGGCTGCTGGCGCGGGAAAACGTGTTCAATGCCAGGGAGGAGCGAAGAATCCGGTCGTGATCATGCCCGATGCCGATATGGAAATGGCGGCCCAGATCGTCAGCGAGAGTGCCTTTGGCTGCGCCGGGCAGCGTTGTCTGGCCGTTTCTCTCGCCCTCCCGGTGGCCGAAGCGCGGCGCACGTTTACCGAGGCGATCGCCGAGCGGGCGCGATCTATCCGCGTGGGCTACGGCCTGGAAGATGGCGTGCAGATGGGCCCGGTCATCACGCGAGAGAGCAAGGCGCGCATTGAGGCTCTGATCGCCCGGGGAGCCAGCCACGGTGCACGCCTTCTGCTCGATGGCCGTGGGATCGTCGTCCCGTCTTACGAAAGGGGTAATTTCATCGCCCCGACGATCCTCGATGGATTGCCTCCGGAAAGTGATCTGGCAACGACGGAAATCTTCGGGCCGGTACTCAGCCTCATTCACGTTCAGGGTCTGGACGAAGCCATCGAATTGATGAACCGCAATCCCTACGGCAATATGGCTTCGATCTTCACGTCAAGTGGAGCTGCCGCCCGCAAATTCCGTTCCGAGGTGATGGCGGGCAATATCGGAATCAACATCGGCGTCGCCGCTCCCATGGCTTTTTTCCCTTTCAGCGGGTGGAAAGACAGCTTTTTCGGCGTTCTTCACGGCCAGGGACGCGACGCTGTCGAGTTCTACACGGAAAAGAAAGTCATCGTCGAACGCTGGCCGAAGGAATGGTCGCGCATTTTTTAACCAAAGTTTCAGCTCGATTTCAGATTGTTCTTAACCCGGGCGGCTACGCTTTAACGTGTGCAC is a window from the Blastocatellia bacterium genome containing:
- a CDS encoding carbohydrate kinase family protein produces the protein MALMTGKEWDVVTVGDIFIDLVMSGFPRWPRPGEEAFASTFTREVGGGAAITACGLARLGLRVGILAVVGAEDGEWVIKRLHQQGVETDLIRHDPEEPTALTVSVSSSEDRAFFTYAGANRRLTEVLGEDEARRSLARARHVHLACALDPGALVALSRDFHSRDCSVSLDIGWHESWLRDPRSLDALREIDLFFPNEREAQCLTGESEPEAILRALARAGLPAVALKRGPAGAALLYQNELYFVEPYPVIPIDTTGAGDCFDAGFLAAWLGGESPERCLRRANICGALSTRRLGGIAAFPTPEEIDAAGLAESSQQREGETVGRRHLTRKG
- a CDS encoding amino acid permease, which translates into the protein MDDKATPIAKDTSLVRGVGLLQATSANMLNMIGIGPFITIPIMIGTLGGPHAMIGWILGAIISMCDGLVWAELGAAMPGSGGPYVYLQQAYGPDRLGRLMSFLYIWQTIFIAPLSIASGAVGFALYTKYFWPTMTPWETKLMAAGLCLFVTALLYRDIRGVGRLAVGLWVVVMLTVAWIVISGLIHFQPRLVMDIPPDAFRLSKDFIVGLGGATLIAMYSYGGYFNVCLFGGEVKDPGRTIPRSILLAIVVVALLYITMSVTIIGVIPWREAMQSPSVVSDFIEKIYGPWAGKLVTGLILWTSLGSVFAIVLGYSRVPYAAAVDGRFFKPFARVHPTKRFPSFSLVTIGVTAALACWFTLDEIIKALLVIQIIIQYIAQVIAVTMIRRFRPDIERPFRMWLYPLPSLIALGGWLYILLSSGLPFIFAGLTLLVVGIGAYLWLAHQQKEWPFAPVAVPEVSWH
- a CDS encoding tetratricopeptide repeat protein — protein: MSDARFLLHFNLATCVMVGLAVLVPLEKPLTTHAEGRPPVVQSQRGNEAFSRERSGARAARRPGGAASLDSLRAAVRKTPDSAEAHHALGIALGEAGELDEAIVELETALRLKADDRETLYNLGQTYLKRATTAKAIDERRSTTDFVRALDLLQRAWHLGFVRPEIHTHLGTIYLHTGNIAAAAVEFQEAIRLNPRSAEAYNNLGTAFVHLGRLDDALGAFRKAVELNPGLVGAHLNLAQAIEHRYGGYTPAVVSEWRSAVRRNPRSVVALIHYGHALQMTQRFPEAARQFRRALALQPDLAIAHYYLGQTLRQLHDLEGAERHLRQAIGWHPEDPAFYTELGLVYFDRGNLTEAVAALREAVRLNPNSSRATYALGRALSALGRSEEGAVFLARAQDLQRFQKARENAQAEIAEGLTYLQRGELDVAIDSLTRALKEWPDSPEANCYLGIALAQKGDSTRARQAFQTALRQAPLNGEIRYNYGLALLRWGLIDDAVREFQQAVRVKPTDGLLRCALGKALLLQGKTSEGEQELKRARELGACSSSERQTKPN
- a CDS encoding CoA-acylating methylmalonate-semialdehyde dehydrogenase; this encodes MTSNNVLANFINGQWLPAMATDTLDVVNPATGEVLAAVPLGAEADVGRAVEAAARAFPEWRRTPPVERVQYLFKLKVLLEENLDEIARLITMENGKTLVESRGELRRAIENVEVACGIPTLMQGYNLEDVASGIDEHMIRQPIGVVAAVTPFNFPVMVPLWFLPYAIACGNTFVLKPSERVPVAITRVFELLERTGLPAGVVNLVHGAKAAVDALLDHPDVRAVSFVGSTPVARYIYARAAGAGKRVQCQGGAKNPVVIMPDADMEMAAQIVSESAFGCAGQRCLAVSLALPVAEARRTFTEAIAERARSIRVGYGLEDGVQMGPVITRESKARIEALIARGASHGARLLLDGRGIVVPSYERGNFIAPTILDGLPPESDLATTEIFGPVLSLIHVQGLDEAIELMNRNPYGNMASIFTSSGAAARKFRSEVMAGNIGINIGVAAPMAFFPFSGWKDSFFGVLHGQGRDAVEFYTEKKVIVERWPKEWSRIF
- a CDS encoding 6-phospho-beta-glucosidase — translated: MNRKGKIAVIGGGGLRTPLLLYGLDQVRETLGVREVALFDPDRDRLNVVAALGEEILRQAKSDIRITRHAQLEDAITEADFIVISIRVGGMESRARDERLAIEHGLVGQETIPPAGLAMALRTIPVILRQAELIEELNPTAWIINFTNPVGIITQAITTRTSLRVIGVCDTPMELFHRIAQALDLHEGDIQCDYVGLNHLGWVSDVRVGGENVMARLLHDDRRLEKLYPTKLFPAEFIRRLGLIPSEYLFFFYARSRAFDMQMEAGTSRASELVELNDDLLATLRTAFVQGEKEKAVEVYRRYLRRRSCSYLKLEAEGRSAFHVSEGEGEDPFEAATGYHRIAIEVMTALVGSEPKRLVVDVSNRGSIADLEPTDVVEVPCLIDKNGVQPVAVGRLPEKVRGLVQSVKTYERLAIQAAVERDEGLARLALTVHPLVGQWALADRIISRMLEDNSLHLGYLTSERERVR
- a CDS encoding NEW3 domain-containing protein codes for the protein MKKFASSLLALGLLYPQLWVRDTRAQVREVIENQNAAAVWQALKRLRTTVTVLHVTAHPDDEDGALLAWLSRGQGVRTGLLTLNRGEGGANLIGPELFDALGIVRTEELLAAGRYYGVDQFFTRVVDFGFSKRLDETLEKWGRETVLRDVVRVIRLYRPDIIISRFQGNAQDGHGNHQTAGVMSQEGFRAAADPNRFPEHFREGLRPWQVKKLYTAPFSLRRGGQAAQSDARVLRIDTGTYDPLLGRSYREIAREGLSHQRSQGAGSTRVPPGSGFSFLRLIASTIPSGESETSLFDGLDTTLVGLARLARPTLDLTTDLAELQDLVESALGSFDARRPEGVVPFLTAGLRKTRAIIEKVRHSSLDATAKDELLFRLGNKENEFVDAINKALGLAMEVLVDPTVSAEENPFFQPRETFAVAIPGQQFTLTATVVNRSHVQIEPVEMTLRTPPGWRVSKRREEIGPLGYNGQARTQFELTVPDNAEYTRPYWSRESEYHDAVYTIHKPEYLNLPYAPPDVMGVFRYRIDGVAVSLERPAQTVYMDRPWGEQRRLLVVAPPMSVTISPRIGVIPLGTRTYTVRVEILNNVKGAAQAKVRLRLPEGWTASPAEAPVAFTHEGEIQAVTFRLSIPRTEAGKSYTVEAVGEYKGKEYTEGYQVIVHRDLEPRHLYRPAKAELRAVDVKVAPGLRIGYIMGVGDKVPESLEQIGVKVEMLGEQELATAALDQFDAIIIGIRAYAVRDDLKAYNRRLLDYVERGGNLIVQYQTQEFDAAPFGPFPYKLGPRAEEVSEEDAPVTILDPANPIFNAPNKITARDFEGWVEERGSKFLSEWDERYKPLLVCNDRGQEPQRGGFVQARYGRGTYTYAAYAFYRQLPAGVAGAYRLFANMISLNRVQRQKS